The Streptomyces sp. NBC_00454 DNA segment ATGCGCTCCACCAGACCGACCGCCAGGCGGGAGGCGTCCGCCATGTCGAGCAGCTGGTACTTCACCGACGAGGAGCCGGAGTTGAGGACGAGTACGCGCGATGCGGTCACGATGAGGGTCATTCCTTCTGGGTGGAGGGCTCGGTGGGGGAGCGTCAGCCGGCCACGGGCCTGGACTGCGCCTGGATCGCCGTGATGGCGATGGTGGTGACGATGTCCTGGACCAGGGCGCCGCGCGAGAGGTCGTTGACCGGCTTGCGCAGACCCTGCAGGACCGGGCCGACCGCGACGGCGCCGGCGGAGCGCTGCACGGCCTTGTACGTGTTGTTGCCGGTGTTGAGGTCCGGGAAGATCAGCACCGTCGCGCGGCCGGCCACCTCGGACCCGGGCAGCTTGGTCAGCGCGACCGAGGGCTCCACGGCGGCGTCGTACTGGATCGGGCCCTCGATCAGCAGGTCGGGGCGGAGCGCGCGGACGATCTCGGTGGCCTTGCGGACCTTGTCCACGTCGGCGCCCGAACCGGAGGTGCCGGTCGAGTACGAGAGCATCGCGATCCGCGGCTCCAGGCCGAAGGCGGCCGCGGTGGTCGCCGACTGGACGGCGATGTCGGCGAGCTGCTCGGCGTTGGGGTCCGGGTTGACGGCGCAGTCCCCGTAGGCGAGGACCTTGTCGGCCAGGCACATGAAGAAGACCGAGGAGACGATGGACGCGTCGGGCTTGGTCTTGATGATCTCGAAGGCCGGGCGGATGGTGGCGGCGGTGGAGTGCACCGAGCCGGAGACCATGCCGTCGGCGAGGCCCTCCTGGACCATCAGGGTGCCGAAGTAGTTGACGTCGGTGACCACGTCGGCGGCCAGCTCGACCGTCATGCCCTTGTGGGCACGGGCCTTGGCGTAGTACTCGGCGAAACGTTCCCGCAGCGGGGAGGTCGCCGGGTCGATGAGCTGCGCGGAGGAGATGTCGATCCCCAGGTCGGCGGCCTTCTTCAGGATCGCCTGCTCCTCGCCCAGCAGGGTCAGGTCGCAGACCCCGCGGCGCAGCACCACGTCCGCGGCGCGCAGCACGCGCTCCTCGGTGCCCTCGGGGAGCACCACCCGGCGGCGCTCCGCGCGGGCCTGCTCCAGCAGGGTGTGCTCGAACATCATCGGCGTGACCCGCTCGGAGCGGGCCACGGACAGCACGCCGCGCAGTTCGGCGGTGTCCACGTGACGCTCGAACAGGCCGAGCGCGGTCTCCAGCTTGCGCGGGGTCGCGGAGTTCAACCGGCTCTGCAGGGAGAAGAGTTCGGCGGCCGTCGGGAAGCTGTTGCCGGCCACCGAGATCACCGGGGTGCCGGGCGCCAGCTTCGAGGCCAGCGTCAGGATGTCCTGGCCGGGACGCTCGTTCAGCGTGAGCAGCACACCGGCGATCGGCGGGGTGCCGGAGGTGTGCGCGGCCAGCGCGCCGATGACCAGGTCGGAGCGGTCCCCGGGGGTGACGACCAGGCAGCCGGGGGTCAGGGCGTTGAGGAAGTTCGGCAGCATGGCGCCGCCGAAGACGAAGTCCAGGGCGTCGCGGGCCAGACCGGCCTCGTCGCCGAGGAGCACCTCGCCGCCGAGCGCCCGGGTGATCTGGGCGACGGTCGGGGCCGACAGGTGCTTGTCGTCCGGGAGCACGTAGCAGGGCACGGGGAGCCGCGCGGCCAGCCGCTCCGCTATCACCTCGCGGTCCTCGGCGGCCACCCGGTTGACGACCATCGCGCCCACGTGGCAGCCCAGGGCCTCGTACGCCCGGTACGCGTTGCGGGCCTCGGCGCGCACGGCCTCGGCGGGGTGCTTGGTGCCGCCCACGACGGGGATGACCAGCGCGCCCAGCTCGTTGGCGAGGCGGGCGTTGAGGGCCAGCTCGTCGGGGAGGTTGGTGTCGGCGTAGTCGGTGCCGAGGACGAGCATGACCTCGTAGTCCCGGGCCACCTCGTGGTAGCGGTCGACGAGCCGCGAGACCAGCTCGTCGGTCCCGTGCTCGGCCAGGATGGCGGAGGCCTCGTGGTACTCCATGCCGAAGGCGGTCGAGGCGTCCTGCTCGATCCGGTAGCGGCCCTTGAGGAGGTCGAAGAGCCGGTCGGGCCCGTCGTGCAGCAAGGGGCGGTACACGCCCACCCGGCCCGTCTGACGGGTCAGGAGCTCCATGATCCCCAGCTCGACGACCTGCCGGCCGTCCCCCCGCTCGATACCGGTCACGTACACGCTGCGCGTCACGCGTGCTCTCCGTCCCAATCGTGTGAATGTCGGTACAGCCTCACCATGATCTTCGCCGCTGCGGGGCGGATCTACGAGTCGGATGTCCCGGTTGGTGTGGGCTTGACCTCTTGACGATACCCCCGCGGATCGACAGGACGCCCGCCGGGAAAAGGGCCTGTCCGGGCAGGTCCAAAGGCCTTCCCGGCGCCCCGCGAGAGGAGCACCACAGAGCGCGCTCCACCCCCTGCCCGTGGAACAATC contains these protein-coding regions:
- the pta gene encoding phosphate acetyltransferase; this translates as MTRSVYVTGIERGDGRQVVELGIMELLTRQTGRVGVYRPLLHDGPDRLFDLLKGRYRIEQDASTAFGMEYHEASAILAEHGTDELVSRLVDRYHEVARDYEVMLVLGTDYADTNLPDELALNARLANELGALVIPVVGGTKHPAEAVRAEARNAYRAYEALGCHVGAMVVNRVAAEDREVIAERLAARLPVPCYVLPDDKHLSAPTVAQITRALGGEVLLGDEAGLARDALDFVFGGAMLPNFLNALTPGCLVVTPGDRSDLVIGALAAHTSGTPPIAGVLLTLNERPGQDILTLASKLAPGTPVISVAGNSFPTAAELFSLQSRLNSATPRKLETALGLFERHVDTAELRGVLSVARSERVTPMMFEHTLLEQARAERRRVVLPEGTEERVLRAADVVLRRGVCDLTLLGEEQAILKKAADLGIDISSAQLIDPATSPLRERFAEYYAKARAHKGMTVELAADVVTDVNYFGTLMVQEGLADGMVSGSVHSTAATIRPAFEIIKTKPDASIVSSVFFMCLADKVLAYGDCAVNPDPNAEQLADIAVQSATTAAAFGLEPRIAMLSYSTGTSGSGADVDKVRKATEIVRALRPDLLIEGPIQYDAAVEPSVALTKLPGSEVAGRATVLIFPDLNTGNNTYKAVQRSAGAVAVGPVLQGLRKPVNDLSRGALVQDIVTTIAITAIQAQSRPVAG